From Verrucomicrobiia bacterium, the proteins below share one genomic window:
- a CDS encoding RNA polymerase sigma factor: MWCRQALQGDRDAASQLLHGHYSRIYAYLRRLAGNDADAADLTQEVFRKVWKSLERYREASSISTWMHRIAYHTWVDWLRRHRPATPRSEHWWRELPGDLPSPLQAAATEESLRALWAQVDRLPEEERQVIHLHFGQQLTLVESSAVIDMPLSTLKLRLRSALDRLRLRLKERSGDPVNTHP; the protein is encoded by the coding sequence ATGTGGTGTCGCCAAGCCCTCCAGGGGGATCGCGACGCCGCGTCCCAACTCCTCCACGGGCACTACTCACGGATCTACGCCTATCTGCGCCGGTTGGCGGGCAACGACGCGGACGCCGCGGACCTCACCCAGGAAGTGTTTCGAAAGGTCTGGAAATCCCTGGAGCGTTATCGGGAAGCCTCGTCCATCAGCACCTGGATGCACCGGATCGCCTACCATACCTGGGTGGACTGGCTGCGCCGCCATCGACCGGCCACCCCCCGGTCCGAGCACTGGTGGCGGGAACTGCCGGGCGACCTCCCATCGCCGCTCCAGGCCGCCGCCACGGAGGAAAGCCTGCGCGCGCTGTGGGCGCAGGTGGACCGACTCCCGGAAGAGGAGCGGCAGGTCATTCACCTGCATTTCGGACAACAACTCACCCTGGTGGAATCGAGCGCGGTGATCGACATGCCATTGAGCACGCTGAAGCTGCGGCTTCGCTCCGCCCTCGATCGCCTCCGCCTGCGCCTGAAGGAACGCTCCGGCGACCCTGTAAACACACACCCTTGA